Part of the Benincasa hispida cultivar B227 chromosome 11, ASM972705v1, whole genome shotgun sequence genome, GAAGAATTGccagagaagaaaaggaaagatgaTCACATAAGCGACAAGTGTTGAGGCATGACATGGGCGATGGGTGTCACGTCACAAGTTGCATCGGTGGCTGACAGGAAAAatttgttgaagattcaatgaaccCCTAACACGTTGCAAACGGCGTGCcaaggtatggaatttaatatgccccatcaatgcaatcatgaGTTATAGAAAAGAAATTCTTGCAAATGCCTATAAATGCCCATGCAAATGCCATGCTAAAGATACATCGTGGGAGGCGAGAAGAATACCCTAAGAAGGGATTCTACTAGAAACCCCTaccaatttttcataaaaattccTTAGTGAGAGCTTAGGATTCTAGGGAGAGAAGAGGATAATACTGTTCAATCGCCTAAGTGAAGCAGCTATAAAACGAGCcggaggaagcaagacattgtaAAGCTCATCTTGACTATCTATTCCTTTCTCTTTGTTTTGGTGTATTTGTATGGTATTTCTTGTATTGACAAATTCAGATTTGCAGTATGAATACATGTTTGTTATAtatcttgtttgtttttttcatcAACATCATGCGTAGCTAAATCGCCTCGtgggttgagaagaatgtaGCTAACACGACTAAATAACTGAAGGAGTCATGCGATCAGcttgttttatgcatgcttatatttgttgcttgaatcaatttagaaattGGTCTAAGTAAAGTTAATCCGAGTTTGAAAGAATTTAGATTAGGATCTCATAAAACAAGAGAAAATCTTCCTTAAAAATAAGTATATTCGCTGCATATTATACCTattgcatgcatcttagagataagattaTATGGTAAAGAACACTGAGAAGTGCTGGTCATAGCATTGAGTGTATAGCTTGATCCCATAATCCATCTAGTTGTTTAGAAAGAGTTAGTAAAAATCCTTCTCAACCCTCTTATCGCATAACTGTTATCCAACTCACACTACATCATTTAAACATAATTTCCATTGCATATTTAGATTTAAGTTAGCTTATTCAATCACCCCCTTGAACATTTTAACTTGTGCTAAGatcatatttttagtttcatcGTGTGCTTACAAGCAATCCCTGCGTTAGACCCTAGACACACCAGGAACACTGGTCAAATTTGCACTTGGGTTTGACTAGATAAAACTGAGCGTTAAATCTCATAAGCattattatttcatcgcatgtaTAGAaggcatcaagtttttggtgtcgcTACTGGGGATTGCGATAACTAAGTGTGCTAAAGCTATTTTATTAATCTTATTAGACCTCCACTTTCTGGAGCATTGTACCTTTACTGCGAGAAAGGCACAAATGCTATATGAGCGAAGGAAATACTCCCGAGTTGGTATACGACCTAGTTATAGAGAGAACTTTTCACAGAAGACAGAGAGCCAAccgaagaagatgaaaaaataGAGCTTGTAGGATGGCCGAACAGAAGAAGCACCTGAAGGAACTACGAGACAAAAATAATCACAACGAAGCACTTGCCAACCCAATTTTGTTGGCAAATGATTGCAATAATCCCATCAGGGACTATACGTCACCCAACTTGTATGATTTTTCTCTAGGAATCATGCAACCAGCCTTGGATGGaacaagatttgaaatgaagcccGTAATATTTCAAATGATTCAAGCGACTGGTCAATTTGAGGGAAGAATGGTGAAGATCCCCATGCTCACTTGAAGAGTTTTATCGAAATATGCAACACTTATATTCCCAAACATCACACTAAAGAAAGTACGACTTACACATTCCCATATTCACTATGTCATGAAGCTAGAAAATGGGCGTACTTGCTTaaaccaggggagataacttTATGGGAACAAGTggtagagaagttcatgaaaaAGCACTTTCCACCAACAAAAAAAGCAAATAGAAGAAGGCTAGTTACAAACTTTCAGCAGGGAGAATCAGAAATGTTCAGCGATGCATGGGCAAGATTCAAAAGATTAGTTAGggattgtccacataatggaCTTCCTGATTGTCTctagatggaaatcttttattatGGTTTGAACTCAGGATCACAGACCATTGTGAATGCTGCCAGGGTAGGAGAACTACTAGACAAGACATATATTGAGGCCAAGAATATATTGGATCGAATCTCGAAGAATCACGAAGATTGGAAGTAAAATGAACATGGGTCCAGAACAAACAGAACTCAAAATAATGAGGCTATCGCATCTCTACAGACACAAGTCAATGCAATGATAAACTTGCTGCAGGTGATGAGCATGGCAAAAACCAGTACAAAAGGAGGGCAACTAAATGCAATTGCCCAAATGAACAGAAGTTACATCCTCTGCGAGGAACCTCATTCCTTTGAGGAATGGCCACACAATCCTCAATCTGTCTACTTCATTAAAAATAATCCTTTTTCTAAGACATATAATCCTGGTTGgagaaaccatccaaatttCTCTTGGAGTGGAAATCAACAACAAGCACAAGTTAATACTCACAATACCCATAGATATGGACCACCGGAGTTTcaacaaaaatcaaacaaattttaGCAAACAACCAATTTATCTCAGTCATTCTCATCctcttttttagaaaatttactGAAGGAATACATtcaaaagaatgaaacagttCTTCAAAATCAAGCAACATCCATTTGTAATCTTGAAGTACAAATGTGCTAGATTGCAGGCGAGTAGAAGAACAGGCAACAAGGAGCACTTCCCAGCTCCACAGAAATTCCTCACCATATGAAAGACAAGGGCAAGGAACAATGTTAGGCAGTGAATTTATGAAGTGGATGCATAACAACAGAGGCTGTAAAAAGAAAATCACATGAAGAATCTAAAATCCaacaagaacaagaagaaaTAACCACAACAACTCCTACAACATTAACATCACAGGATGAGCAATCACCTCAATTTCCACAAAggctgaaaaaaaaagaagaaaagagatgaaaacCAATATTAATGCTTTCTTGGAATATTAAAACAGCTGCACATCAACATCCTTTTTGTGGAAGCAAtaaagaaaatgcccacctatgctaagttcttaaaggATATTATATCCAAGAAAAGAAGCATAGGGAAATATGAGATGGTGGCTCTAATGTAAGTCAACAATACGATAATTCCTCCCAAGATGAGAGATCCTAGAAGTTTTACAATACCTTGTTCAATTGGAGAAATTTATATTGGACATGCTCTATGTgatttaggggcaagcataaacCTAATGCCTCTATCAACTTTTAAACAATTGGAGATTGGAGAACTCATGTCCATATCAGTGACCCTTCAATTAGCAGACCGATCACTTATTCATTCGAAAGGAAAGTTAGAAGACGTGTTGGTTAAAGTGGATAAATTCATCCTTCCTGCTGATTTCATTATACTTGATTATGAAGTTGATAAAGATGTCCCTATTAtcttgggacgaccatttttcTCCACTGAGATagctcagattgatgtgcacaaaagAGAGATTGCAATGAATGGCAATGGTCAAAAGCTGAAGTTCAGCATCATTAAGGCGGTGAGCTACCCGGTTGAAGCACACTCATGCGATATAGATGGGAATGGCCATGCAGCTTTGATTGGGAAGTAGATGAAGAATTAGGACCAAAGGAGGAGGCCTACACTACAGTCAAACCATGTAATGCAATGACTGTGATATAGAATACTTGTGAATCGCTGAATATAGAGGAAGAAAAAGGATTGAATAAAAATTCTCTGGAACAACCTCCAGTCTTAGAACTGAAGGTGTTACCAGCCCATCTGAAGTATGCTTTCCTGGGACAAAATGAAACCTTGCCAGTCATCATATCATCCACGCATACCAAGGAAAGAGAAGCAAGCCTTCTTGAGGTGTTAAAAAAGTACAACAAAGCCAAAGGGAATAAGCCCATCCTATTACATGCACAAAATCATATTAGAGGAGGGTCAGAAGGGCTCTGTTGAAGCTCAACGCAGGTTGAACCATGCGATCGtggtaaaaaagaaaatcataaaatgGTTGGATGTTGGAATTATCTACCACATCTCAGATAGCATGTGGGTCAGCCTAGTGCAGTGTGTGCTAAAGAAGGGGGAATGATAGTCGTTTCCAATGAAAACAACGAATTAATACCAACGTGTACAGTTACTGATTGGAGAATCTGCATGGATTATCGGAAACTCAATGTCACGACAAAAAAGGATCACTTCTTCTTGCCCTTCATTGATCAAATGATGGATAAATTGACTAGGAATGACCATTTTTACTTTCTAGATGGCTAAACGGGCTATAACCAAATTATGATTGCAccagaagatcaagaaaatACAACATTTACATGCCCATATGAGACGTTCGCTTTTCaccgcatgccatttggactgtGCACTGCACCTAACACAtttcaaaggtgcatgatggccatcttctcAGATTATCTCAAAGATTCTATAAAGATacttatggatgatttttcagtttgTGGAAAGACATGAATTGTGCTTGGAGAATCTAGAGAAAACATTAAAAAGGTGTAAAGACGcaaatttggttttaaattgGGAAAAGTGTCATTTTATGGTGACCGAGGGAATTGTTCTTGGTCACACGATTTCTAAGACTGGTCTAGAAGTTGATCGAGCTAAGGTTGAGGCCATTGAGAAGCTACCGCCCCCAACGAATGTGAATACTTTGAGAAGTTTTTTTGGACGTGCCAGTTTTTATCGCAGATTTGTCAAGGACTTCTAAAAAATTTCCAGGCCACTAAATATGTTGCTGAAGGCGGATTgacaatttgattttgacaataATTGTTTGAATgcatttgaaaagttgaagaAAGCACTAGTCTTAGCTCCTGTACTAATTTTTCCATATTGGACAAAACCATTTGAACTCATGTGTGAAGCCAATGAATAT contains:
- the LOC120090892 gene encoding uncharacterized protein LOC120090892 — protein: MRDPRSFTIPCSIGEIYIGHALCDLGASINLMPLSTFKQLEIGELMSISVTLQLADRSLIHSKGKLEDVLVKVDKFILPADFIILDYEVDKDVPIILGRPFFSTEIAQIDVHKREIAMNGNGQKLKFSIIKAVSYPVEAHSCDIDGNGHAALIGK